One Archangium violaceum genomic window, GAACGGGTCGTTGCTCGGGACATCTCCGCAGGCAAGTGGCGTCACCTTCCAGCCGAGCTTCGCGAAGTCATACGAGGCATGGCTCGTGTCGTAACCCGCGTTGGTTCCCAGCGCGTTGGTGGAGGTCTGCTGGCGCTTCCATACCGCCCGGCGGTCCGACGGCTTCAGCACCTCCCAGAGGGTGGGCACGCTTCCGTTGTGGAAGAAAGGCGCGGAGGCCCACGCGCCGTAGAGTGGCGGCGCCATGTAGCCGAACGGCTCGATCCACGTGTTCGGCCCTTCGGGTGAGTAGACGGGCCCGAGGCCGTTGTCGTACGCGCTGCGAGGCACGCGGCGCAGTGCGCTCGTGATGGGGTCGTCGTAGAAGGGTCCGTGGTCGGGGGACTGGTCGTTGTAGGCGAGGAAGGACGTGTTCCAGGCTCTGCGCTTACGCACGTCGGCCATCAGTCGCTCGCGCGCCGGATCCGTCCGGATGGTTTCGATGGGCGTGATGACGCCGGCAATGCCCTTGAGACGGGGATCGGGCAGGTACGCGGGGTTGGCGGCGTAGCGTGGCGAGTAGACGCCATGGCAGCTCGCGCAGGAGCCATTGCCGGGGGTCTTCGGGATGTTGTCGTTGGCGCCGTTCGCCCAGAGGTCACGCTCGTGAAAGAGCACGGCTCCCCGCTCGGCGAGCGCGGTGTTGATCTCCTTGGGGTAGAGGGGGGGCGAAAGCGAGAGGAAGAAGTTGTCGTTGTCCTCGAACTCGGCGGTCAGCGCGCGGCGCTGCTCGGGCGTGCGACCCAGGTTCGCGATTCCAAACGCCATCTCCGAACGGACGTTGTCCGAGGTGAGCGCCCCATCCCAGAACTGGCGCGTCTTGAACGCGCGGTACCACCAGTTGGGCGCACGGGACATGCCCCCCGCATGGGTCGGGAAGAACTCGAGCAGGCTCGGTGCCAGTGCGAGCGAGTCCATGTCGAAGAGGGCGGGCAGGAGGTCGACGATGCCAATGGCGTCACTCGTGCCGCGGCCCACGCTCCAGGGCACGGGCACGAGTTGGAACACCGTCCCCACGCCCGTGGACCGGAAGAAGTCGGACTGGATCAAGCCGGCATCTATCGCGTCGTTCGAGCGGCCCCACACGAAGCCGGCCTCCTGCTCGCTCCCGAGCCGCGAATCGTGGCAGCCCGAGCAGCCGGAGCTGATTCTTCCCGTGTAGCGCCCGTTTTCGTCCTTCTCCTGCACGAGCCCCAGCGGAAGTTGCCCGCTGCCGCCATCGGTGAGGTTGGGGTTCTCCCACGGCAGCGGGTAGGGGTTGCGGAATGGCGCCTTCGCGAGCCCATAGCGTTTGATGACCTGCTCGTCGAAGTCGACGGGGCGGGTGAGGTAGCCCCAGAGCCTATAGAGGTTGTAGTAGGCGAGCGAGTTGGTGAAGGACTGGAAGTAGGCACGGGTCTCGATGTTCTCCCGGCCCCGAGCGACGCTCGCGCGAAATTCGCCGCAGGTCTTCGGATTCGGAGCCAGCGTCGAGACGAACGGCGGCGGCGGCGTGTGCAGGTCCACCCAGTAGGCATTGAACTGCACCGCGGCCCCAGGCTTGTTGACGCCGGGCACCACCAGGGTGCGCGGATCCACCGGCAACGGAGTGGAATCCGGTTGCCCAGCGCATGCCGCCGAGAACGGCGACCGGATGGCCGTCGAATCCAACAACGGCAACGGGTCCGCGGCTGCCCGAGAAGCGCTCAGGGCGAGAATCAGGAAGCTCGAAAACGCCAACTCACGGTTCCACCGCAGTCTCATGGCGCAGCCCTCCATTACGTATTGGCACAGTGCCAACAAGGCGTTCTTTAGGCCGCTGGGGTGGGCGGCCACAATGCGCAGCGCGTCAACGCGCGTCATCACTGGCCGCATCATCCGGTGGACAACAGAGGGAAACGAACTCGAGCAGTGGGCCGAGGAGAAGGCACCGCGGAGGTGGGCCATGCGTGTCGCCACGACAGACGTCTTGGATTCACGCAGCACGGCTCCCCGCCTGGGAGGCTGCGAACACGGCGTCCGGACACATCTCCGGCCGGCAGCGGTGAACGACGGCCCTATCAGGACCGAGAAGGCCTCTCGAAGCCGGGATCTCGTCTGATGAGCTCCAGGCTCTGCCTCATGCTCTCGTACAGAGGAACATCCCGAGGGGCCGCCAGGAAGTGCCGCTCCGCTACGTCTAGCAAGCGCCGTGCGGCGGGCCTGTGCTCCGGGTAGAGCGTCGACCAGCGCGCGAACAGGATGGCCACATGGACGCGCCGCTCGACGTTCGAGTACCCCAGCCGCCGGATGCGCTTCAGGGCCCTTCCGAAGTCCGCCCATGGAACCCCCCGCGAGTAGGCCCCCATCAACAACTCCTCGGCGACGCGACGGCGCGTTTCCAACTGCTCCCAGGAGGTCTCACAGGTGGAGAGCAACCGGCGCTGCAGCACCAGGAACTCACGCTCGTACTGGGTATAGGACGCATCCAATAACGACACGTAGAGTCTGGCGAGTGAGTCGGCCCCCTCTCTCCATCTCCGGTGGAAATCCTCTTCTTCCCGGCTCATAGGCAAGGTGTTCCGTCCACGTCAGCGGGCCAGACTCCACGGTTGCGCATGCACACATCCCGGCAGGTGAAGCAATGGCTGTGGTTGAACAGTGGCCCATTCTTCCCCTGAGTGGCGGTGTGCAAGCAGAGGGTGAACTCCTCGTTGCATCTCTTGTTGAACTCCTGCCACGTCAGCTCACCCGTCTTTTCACGGGTCTGTTCCTCCGCCTTGTCCTTCGGACGTCGTGCGGCTTCTTGCTCTGGAGAGGAGGTGGTGGCCGAGGCTGCACCGGGAGAACCATTTCCTCGCCAGCAGGGGCAATGCAGTAGGCGGGATTCTGCCGACACGCACTCGACGCCGAATCCAACGTCTGTGCATACCCGTCCCGCCTCGGCCTCGCGCTCGGCACGACCGGGGAAGATGCCGTCCCGCATGCACAGACGAGCAGCGGGACAGCCATCACCGACAGGAACGACCGCCGCCTGCCGTTGCCCATGTCACCCCTCCCAGGTGGCCATCATCGCGCGCACCCGCTCGTAGCGCTCCAGCAGCTCGGCGCGCCTGGCGGTGAAGAGCACCATGAAGCCCACCACACCCACGCCCAGCAGGGAGAGGAAGGCTGCGCCCATGCGGTGGTCCCGGATGCCGAAGCGCGCCAGGTTGGCGAGCACGCACGTCACCAGGAAGGCACTGCCCAGGTACACGTAGGAGCGGATGCGAAGCGCCATGCCGGCCGCCACGCCCACCAGGCACAGCAGCACGCACAGCAACATGGCCCCACCGTCCTGGAACATGAGCGGCTTCCACGCCCCGGCCACATAGACGAGGGTGATGGCCAACGCCCGCAGCTTCGCCCGCGTGTCCGGCTCGAGCGCATCGTGGAAGACGCGCAGCAGCACCAGCAATGAGAGCCCTCCGGGAATGACGTAGTACTGCGGCTCTCCGGAGCCAGTGCCCACCCAGACGAGGAAGAGCGCCGCGTTGAAGGCCCCCACCGACACCAGCGAGGACACGCCACGCTGCGAGGGGTGCACGGACAACGCCGCGAAGTGGGCGGCATGGCCCACGAGCAGGGCCGCCACGTACAGGGGCTGGTGCCACGGCGCCGTGAGCAGGCCCGCCAGGGGGAAGAGGAACGCGCCCCACAGCGCCGGCCGGCGGAAGACGGGCAACCCCGAGCCCTCGCGCATCGCGAAGACGTAGAGGCCGGAGAAGAGCGCACCGCCCACCAGCGCCACGAGGCTGTCCGCCGTGCCCAGGCCCGAGGCCAGCGCGTGCAGGCGCACCGACAGGTAGCCGAGCACCAGCGTCCCCTGCGCGAGGAAGGCGGAGGTCTCGTCCTGCTCACGCACGGCGCGGCGCACCAGGGCGAAGAAGAGCACCGCCAGGCAGACACAGTCGACGAGCGCCGCCACCAGCACTCCGGCGGACCCGGGCACCAGCGCCAGGCCGCCGAGCACCTCCACCATGGCCACCACCGCGAACGAGTGCCCCACGCCCCGGCGCACCCGGTCGCTCGCGAGGTACAGGGCCGCCGTGGCCAGCAGCGCGCTGAGGGCCCCGAAGAACGGGAGGATGAACTCCGCCCCCCGGCCGGTGGACAGCAGCGCCCCCACGTGCGCGAGCAGCGCGTGCAACCCCACCAGCGAGGCCACCCACCCCACCACCGCGCGCTCGGGACGCCGGTACACCACCGCCCAGGCTGTCGCGATGCCGAACAGGAAGCAGGCCGCCGTGCCCGGGTGCTTCAACTCCCGGAGCCCGAAGAGGGAGAGGAGCGACAACACCCAGCCCGCGTGGTGCAGCGCCGCGCCCACGTCGACGTCGCGCTCGTCCAGCCACGTGCCCACCATGCACAGCAGGAGCCCCGTGCCACTCACCACCGCGGGCGCCCAGAGCGGAGGCACCGCCGCGACGAGCACCCCCGCCAACAACGCGGTGGCCACGTTGGCCATGGCCCGCTCGCGCGTCACCACCAACACCAGCGAGGCGAGTCCGGCCAGCAGCGCCACCGGCAGGGGCAGCGCACCCGGCCCCAGGTTCATCAGGTGCACCACCACGGGCACTCCCGTGGCCAGCGCGCCCGCCATCCACAGCGGCTCGCTCCACGTGCCGGGGAGCCCCGGGGACAGGCGCTCGGCCCACCGCGACACGGCGCGCTGGACGCGTCCCACCTGACACAGGGCCGACAGCAACGCCGCGCCGAGCGCCACCGCGCCGAAGGCCAGCGCCGACTCCGGACGCCACTCGAGGAAGCCGTGCTCCGGCGTCCTGCCCAGGGAAGCACCGGCGAGCACGAGCACCGAGGCCGTCAACATCCAGGGCCGCGACAGGAGGAAGGCCCCCACCAGCAGCACCCCGGCCAACAGGGTGATGGCGCCGGGCATGGGCGCGTCCAGCACGAGGGTCCACCCACAGAGCGCGAGCGACCCCAACACGGTGACGGGCCGCAGCAACGTGTCCACCGGCGTGCGGAAGAAGGCCCACAGCGCGTCAGGACGGTGGTGTGTGAGGAAGCCGAGCGCCAGCAACAGGGCGATGGCCACCGGGTGGAGCGGGAAACAGAAGAGCAGCAGACCCACCCCGAGCCCCACGCGCACCGAGGGCCTGGACCCGGGCAGCAACACGAGCGAGGCCACGAGGGGTGCGAACACCCACGGACTGGCCTTCGTCTCGGGCACGAGCACCACGCCCACCAACGTCAACGCGCCCTGCATCCACCCCGACAGTTGACGCGCGGCCGCGTCCTCGTTGCGTCCAAGGAGGAGGACTCGCGCGGACGGCAGGTGCTCCGCGGCCCGCACCACCCCGAGCGCGAGCAGCGGAAGCGCGCAGGCCCACGGCATGGACTGCCGCGACGGGATGACGAGGAAGAGGGTGAACAGCGGCGCGAGGGCCGCGAAGAAGGGCTGACGGTTGGCGCGCGTCCACACCAGGGGCAGCACCACCGCGCCCGCGAGCGTCGGCGGGCTCACCTGGCCGTGAGACCCCACGCATGCCAGGAACAAGAAGGGAAGCGCGCAGAGACTCGCCGCCAGTGCGAAGCGGCGCTCCCCGGCGAGGTGCCGGAAGGCCGCGCGATGCGACTCGAGGAGGGCGATGAGGCTCAGCAGCGTGGCCGCCCCCAGCAAGTGCGCGGCCTCGAAGTGCGGGAAGAGATGGACGCAGGCCCACAGCGAGGCGACGACGACGCTGAGGGACGGGTGGAGCGCACGCGCGGTGAGCAGGGCCGTGAAGGCGACTCCGAGCGAGAGCGGGTACGGCTGATTCCCGCGTGCCGCCAGCACCGCCACCACGGGATACACGAGCGCCACGAGACCCGCGGTGAAGGTGCTCGCGCTCCGGCCCCAGCGCGCGGCGGCCACCGAGGCCCCCAGCGCCCAGGGGAGGAAGAGGGCCACGGACAGGGCCGGCGTCATCCACGGCCAGACGGAGAAGGCGCCCACCGGAGGCAGGAGCGCGAAGCCCGCGAGCAAGACCGCGAGCGGACGCACCCCGGGCGTGACACGCGAGGCCACGGCCACGGCGGCGGCGGCCAGGAGCACGATGACGCCGAACCAGGGCACCTGGATGGACAGGCCCCAGACGAAGGCCAGGAGGGCATACGCGACCCCGGACCAGCCGAGCAGCCGCGCGCGGCCCCCGAGCCACCCCAGGAAGGCGAGCCCCAACGCCGAGACGGTGAGCGCCAGGGGCACCCACGAGGGTTCGACGAGACTGGCGAGCTTGGGCACCACGGCCGCTGCCACGAAGCCGGCGACGGCGAGCAGATACGGATTGGCCAGGTTCCACGCCACGAGGACCCCGGCGGCACCGCAGAGCACCATGCCCATCAACGCGGACCCATGGGCACCCGCCTGGAGGCCGTGAACGAAGCCCACGGACGCGAGCCACCCCACCGCGGTGCTGAAGGTGAGGCACGTGCGCCGGGTGCAGACGAGCGACAGCGCGGCGAACACGAGCGCCACCCCACCGCACACCATCGAGGCCACCGCGGGACCGAAGAGGATCCGGGCGGAGAACGAGAGAAGGAAGGTGAGCGCGGCGCCGACAATGGACAGGTAGAGGCGCTCGAAGAACAGCCCGCTGGCCACGCAGACGACGGTGAGCCCGAGCGCGGTCCAGAAGGCCGGACGCTGGTCGGCGCCCGCGTGCCCGAGGAGGGCGAAGAGGACGCTGGCGACGGCGGTGGAGCGCAGGAGCACCTCGGCGCTCGCCTCGTCACGCGCCGAGGGGGACTGTTCCGCGCGGTGACGCAACCACCCGGCGAGGACGACACCCGCGAGCACGAAGGGCACGGCCGAGAGCGCGCCGTAGTGGAACGGAAGCCTCCCCGACACGGGGTAGCCGAGCGAGGCCTTGAGCGAGTCGAGCAGGGCCCGCACGACGCCCGGGACGAGCTGACCCGAGGAGGAATAGGAGAAGTACGCGCCGGCATAGACGAGGTACAGCCAACGCACCCGGAACAGCTCGCCACGGGAGAGCCCGAACAGGGTCCAGGTGAAGGTGGCCGCGGTGAGGAAGAAGGACGGGGGCGAGCCCGTGGCCGCGAGCACGAGACAGACCACCTGGAGCGAGGCGACGCCGACCGAGAGCGAATCCGCGGCCTCGTGGGGCGGCAGCCGGCGGAAACCGAGACTCGCGGCGAGCAGGAACGCGAGGAACGGAGCGTAGCTGCCAAGGGAGAGGGGCACCCCGGCGGCGGAGAGGGCCAGGTGCAGGCGCACCCCGTAGAGCAGCAACAGGTACAGGGGCGCGGCCAGTGCGAAGCCGAGCGCCTTGCGACTCCGGGGCTCGGGGACGGGCCGGCGGGAGAGCGCGAAGAAGAGGGCGCAGGGCAATACGTCGAGCCAGAACGCGGGAGCACCGAGACGCGCGAGGAGCGTCGCGAGCCCCATCATCAACGTGGTGCCGAGCAGCGCGAGCTGGACGATGGGACGAGAGGGCGCGTCGAAGGATTCGGCGGGCTTGCGGACGAGGGCGGCGGCACCCACGGACCAGGCGAGGAGCAACGGAAGGAGGAGCGCGAGCGGAACCCCGTCCAGACTGAGGCTGTCGAGAGGCCCTAGCGCGACACCCGCGAGCGGAGCGACGGCGGCGCCGATGAGACCGAGGATGCGACCGGCACCGGCGAGGGTCTCGCGGCGGGCGAGCAGGGCTCCGCAGACGGAGAAGGCGGCGGAGTAGCCCGCGGTCATGCCGAAGACGACGAGCGAGCGGGAGAAGGAAGTGAGCCCGGCCCAACTATCGAAGGCGAGGTAGAGGGAGCCAGCGACGATGAGGAAGGCGCCGATGAACCAACCGATGCTCTCGTAGAGGAAGGGGCGCCAGACGGTGTCCCAGGTGGAGACCTCCTCGACGATGCGAGCGGTGACGGTGCGAGGAGCGGGAGCCTCGAAGAGGGGCTCGGTGACAACAGGAGGAACCACCCCCTCTCCCTCTGGGAGAGGGCCGGGGTGAGGGTAGAGGGGAACCTCGACCTGCTCTGGAGAACCCTGAAATTCCCCGGCCTCCACCGGGGGAACGGCGTGCACGACCTCCGGCACCGCGGGCGAGACCTCCGGAGGACTCACGGGAGCACTCACGCCGTCCTGTTCGCCCAGGGTCCCAGCGGGCTCGGCAACCGCGGCGGGAGCCACCGGGTCCGCGGGAGCCACCGCGACCGCTGGAGCCACCGCGTCCGCGGGAGACTCAGCGAGCACGGAGAGCAGGATGCGAGCCTGCCGCTCATAGCGCTGGGTCAGATAGGTCCGAGCACCCTTGGGGACATATGTGGAGTCCCACTCCTTCATCTCCGCGAGGAGGAAGTGGACGTGGTCGAGCTCTCGTTCGAGGACTTCGCGAGGACGCGGTGCCATGGCCTTGCCACACGCGGCGCAGAAGCGAAGTCCGCCGAGACGCTCCTGGCGGCAGGACGAGCAGTACATGTTGGGTGAGGCCCCTACAACGACCATGCCGGGCGAGAGGCCCAGGAAAATGAGGAACTTGGACCTCGGGGTGCCACCCGTACGACGCGGTGCGCCCAAGTTCATGTGCATGCTACTGCACAAGGGAACACGGGCGCACGGGGGCGCCTAGGCCCAGGCCCAACCCACGTGCCCATCCGGGCGGAGCAGGAGTCCGCTCAGCCCGCGGAGCTCCTCGCGGTCATCGCCCAAACGGGCCTGAACGACGTTCGTCCACTCCCTCCACGCCGGGTCCAACTGAACGGCGGGTCCGTGGCCACCTCGGAGCTGCAACAACAACCACTTCCCCTCGTGCATGAAGGAATAGAGCCTCTTCACGACCCCATCGAGCAGCTTCAGCTCCAGGTCGGGGAGCCGCTTGCCGGTCAACGCCGTCACGAGCCCGCCCTCGAACCGGGGGGCAGGCACCTCCAGGTCCGGATAGACCACGTCCATGGCCCCCAGACGCTCCGCCAGGGAGCGGTTCAGGGCCGGGTCCTTCAAGAAGCCCGACAGCATGTCGCGCAAGGCCAGGACGGACGGTGAGCAGGCCATGAGGGCGGTCTGCGCCTCCGTGTTGCGCGTGAGCGCATGGCCCACCGGGTAGCGCTCCCGGTGGTAGCTCTCGAGCAGCGACAGCGGAGCCCGCTCCCGCAGCACGCCGGCGAGCTTCCAGCCGAGATTCATGGCGTCCTGCAAGCCGACATTGAGGCCCTGCCCTCCAGCGGGGAAGTGGATATGCGCGGCATCGCCGGCGAGCAGGACGCGGCCGGACCTGTAGGTTTCGGCGATCCGCGTCTCATTGCCAAAGCGAGACAGCCACTGGGGGTCCCTCATCCCGAGGTCGGTGCCGCAAATCCTGGTGACGCTCCGCCGCAGCTCGTCGAGGGTGACGCTCTCCTTGACCGGCACCTGCATGCGCTCGGGGTCGAAGAGGATGACCCGGTGGATGCCGGGGCCGAGCGGGACGATCATGATGCCGCCCCGGGGGTTGATGGTGGAGAAGGCGGGCGTCGAGGGGGGCTCGGCGAGGACCACGTCGCCCAGCATGGCGGTGACCGTGGTGTCCGTGCCCACGAAGCCGATCCCCGCGAGTTGCCGGACGATGCTGCGCGCTCCATCCGCGCCAACCACATAACGCGCGCGGCAGCGGAAGGCCTGACCCGAGGCCGAGCCGACGAGGTCCACACCTTCGGCGTCCTGCCGCATCTCCCGAATCTCGTATCCGCGCCGGATGTCCACCCCGAGCGCACGGGCGCGCTCCTCGAGCAGCGTCTCGGTGACGACCTGGGAGATGAACAGCGTGAACTTGAAGGTCGTGTCGAGCGCCGAGAAGTCGAGCCGTGTATCGAGCATGCCGAAGTGGCCGGTCGGCACGGGCTTGCCGCGCTCCAGGAAGGGCCCCTCCCATCCGCGCAGCGCCAGGACCTCGAGCGAGCGCGGATGGAGCGTCAATGCGCGCGATTGCTGGACCGGCGCATCCCTGCGCTCGAACACCGTCACGGCAATGCCCGCCAGGGCCAATTCACAGGCAAGCATCAACCCGGTCGGACCACCGCCAACGACCGCGACCTCGATGACATCCTTCATGCTGGAGCTCCATGGCAATGATTGTTCATGCATCACCATAGGGTTGGGCATGTCTGGCGTGGTAACGTCATCCTGCCAAAGAATACCGACCTTCCGCCAACATGTCGAAGCCGAGTGAGCACATCATCGCCGCCATCGAGCGCCCGGACGACCCGGCGCTCATCGCCATTCCCATCCACTCGGGCCAGGAGCCCGAGCTCGCCCGGCACCGCCATGCGCGGGGACAGCTGTTCTCCATCGAGAACGGGCTGCTGGTGGTGCATACCTCACGCGGCAATTGGCTCATGCCGCCGGGAATGGCCGGCTGGATTCCTCCCGGCACATGGCACTCGGCGCAGTGGTACGGCCCGACGCGCGGCTGGAGTGTCTATGTCTCGGCCCGGGCCTGTGACCGGCTCCCCGGGGAAGCCCGTGTCGTGCGCATGTCCCGGGTGCTGGAGGCCATCGTCGAGCGCGCCACGGACTGGGAGCCCGGCGCGCCGCTCGGCCCGGCCCAGGCCCGCCTGGCGGAGGTCGCCATCGACGAGCTCCAGGTGGCGGAAGAGGAGCTGGCACTGCGCCTGCCCATGCCTCGGGAGCGGCGGCTCGCCGCCATCGCCCGGGTGCTCCTCGCGAACCCCGCCGATGCGAGAAGCATGGGAGCCCTGGCCTCCTGGGCGGGCATCAGCGAGCGGTCCCTGACGCGCCACTTCAAGCAGGAGACGGGCATGACCTTCGTGCACTGGCGGCAGCAGGCGAAGCTGGCACGCGCCCTGGAACTGCTGTCGGAGGGGGAGCCGGTCGGGAACGTGGCCTTTTCCCTGGGCTACGAGAGCGTGAGCGCGTTCATCGCCATGTTCAGACGGTTCCTCGGCACGACTCCAGCCCAGTGCATGGCCGGGCGGCGCGACCCGAAGACGAGGAGATAGCGGGAGCGCAGGAAGCAGGACCCCCGAGGGGCGAGCGGGCAACTCCGCGCGCGCCTCCAACGGGTCACGCGAGGCTGGAGGTACACGGACGGTGCTGGCATGCTGCGCCCCTTTTCACGGGGGGCTCCTCATGTCTGCCTCATCCCATCGCATCCCTGGACTGGACCTGCTCCGGGCCATCGCCATCACCTGGGTGATGGTGGGACATCTATTCGAGATCGCCCCGGAGCTGCACGGGCTCCCTCCGGTCATCCGGACCCTGATGGGCGCTGGCCCCGCGGGAGTGGACCTCTTCTTCGTCCTCAGCGGCTTCCTCATCGGACGCATCCTCTGCCGGATGCTGGTGCCCGGCGGCGGGCTCGACGTGCTCGGCTTCTGGTCCCGCCGGTGGCTGCGAACGCTCCCGGCCTATTACGCCGTGCTGCTGGTGGGACTCCTGACGGAGGCGTTCGGACGCTCGCGCGGAAGCTGGAATGGCTCGCTCCCCGCGTACTTCGTGTTCCTGCAGACGTACCTGTCGGACATGCCGCGGTTCAACTGGACGTGGTCCCTCTGCATCGAGGAGCACTTCTATCTGATGCTGCCGCTGGTGCTGATGGCCGTCGGAAGGCTGCTCCCCCGCATGAGTGCCCGGCGCATGCTCCTGAGCGTCGGAGTGGCGTGCCTGGTGGTGAGCATCTCCTCCCGGTTCCTGCACTGGTGGCTGGCGGGAATGCCCCCGCTCGAGGTGCTCAAGAAGATCGCCCTGGAGACGCGGTCCTTCTACGTGTTCTCCCATTGCCGGCTCGATGGGATCGCGATGGGGCTCGTCGTCGCCGCGCTGCCCTCCCCCACCGCCGCGGCGAAGCGCCTGGGCCCCTGGGCCGTGGCCGCCGCCGTGGCGCTCGTGCTGGCCAAGCCGTTCCTCGTCACCACTCCCACCGCCTGGCTCTTGAGCTTCACGGGGCTGGCAGTCGGATTCGCGGTGTTGGTGTGGTCCGCGTCTCCTGGCGGCGTGCTCGAGAAGGTGTCCGTTCCCGGCGCGGCCTTCATCTCGGACATCTCCTACGCCTTCTATCTGACCCACCTGACCGTGTTCGGACTCGCGCGCCGTGCCCTCCCCGGTGCCTCGGGGGCGCTCGTCGCCGCGCTCGCCATCCCCCTGGCCATCGTGGTGAGCGTCGCCATCCGTCGGCTGGTGGAGCTCCCCGTCATCCGCCTGCGGGACCGCTGGTTCCCCAACACGGAGGCGTCCCGCCCACAGGCCCCGGTGGAGCAGCGCACGTCGCTCGGGCCCATCGGCGGTTGAGGGGATTGCGGTAGCGCGCCCGCGCCCCGGTGCATCCTCCGCACAGGGGACACGGGCGCACGTGGGCTTCCCCACTACCCGCGCAGGAACGCGGTGCCGTGGCTGCCGGGCTTCTCGGCCTCGTGCAGCACGGCATCGTTGGGCGAGATGCCCACGATGTGAATGGCCTCGATGCCCTCCTCGAGCATCTCCAGGCTCTCCTCCACCTTGGGAATCATCCCGCCCTGGATGACTCCGGAGGCGATCTTCTCGCGGGCCTCGGCGGGCGTCAGCGTGGGCAGGCGGGTGGACGGATCGTCCTTGTTGGCGAGCACGCCCGGCACGTTGGACACGAGGAACAGCCTGGCCGCCCCCAGCTTCGCGGCCACGCGGGTGGCCACGGTGTCGGCGTTGATGTTGAAGACGTTGCCCTGCGCGTCACCGGAGAGCGAGCCGAGCACCGGGACGAAGCC contains:
- a CDS encoding FAD-dependent oxidoreductase gives rise to the protein MKDVIEVAVVGGGPTGLMLACELALAGIAVTVFERRDAPVQQSRALTLHPRSLEVLALRGWEGPFLERGKPVPTGHFGMLDTRLDFSALDTTFKFTLFISQVVTETLLEERARALGVDIRRGYEIREMRQDAEGVDLVGSASGQAFRCRARYVVGADGARSIVRQLAGIGFVGTDTTVTAMLGDVVLAEPPSTPAFSTINPRGGIMIVPLGPGIHRVILFDPERMQVPVKESVTLDELRRSVTRICGTDLGMRDPQWLSRFGNETRIAETYRSGRVLLAGDAAHIHFPAGGQGLNVGLQDAMNLGWKLAGVLRERAPLSLLESYHRERYPVGHALTRNTEAQTALMACSPSVLALRDMLSGFLKDPALNRSLAERLGAMDVVYPDLEVPAPRFEGGLVTALTGKRLPDLELKLLDGVVKRLYSFMHEGKWLLLQLRGGHGPAVQLDPAWREWTNVVQARLGDDREELRGLSGLLLRPDGHVGWAWA
- the roxA gene encoding rubber dioxygenase RoxA, which translates into the protein MRLRWNRELAFSSFLILALSASRAAADPLPLLDSTAIRSPFSAACAGQPDSTPLPVDPRTLVVPGVNKPGAAVQFNAYWVDLHTPPPPFVSTLAPNPKTCGEFRASVARGRENIETRAYFQSFTNSLAYYNLYRLWGYLTRPVDFDEQVIKRYGLAKAPFRNPYPLPWENPNLTDGGSGQLPLGLVQEKDENGRYTGRISSGCSGCHDSRLGSEQEAGFVWGRSNDAIDAGLIQSDFFRSTGVGTVFQLVPVPWSVGRGTSDAIGIVDLLPALFDMDSLALAPSLLEFFPTHAGGMSRAPNWWYRAFKTRQFWDGALTSDNVRSEMAFGIANLGRTPEQRRALTAEFEDNDNFFLSLSPPLYPKEINTALAERGAVLFHERDLWANGANDNIPKTPGNGSCASCHGVYSPRYAANPAYLPDPRLKGIAGVITPIETIRTDPARERLMADVRKRRAWNTSFLAYNDQSPDHGPFYDDPITSALRRVPRSAYDNGLGPVYSPEGPNTWIEPFGYMAPPLYGAWASAPFFHNGSVPTLWEVLKPSDRRAVWKRQQTSTNALGTNAGYDTSHASYDFAKLGWKVTPLACGDVPSNDPFIPCSQEMATPDILFASIANLVANYNSLAYQSPPPITRKQIRSRMIFNSHLYGLGNGGHDFTQSLTDDERWAIIEYMKTL
- a CDS encoding acyltransferase family protein → MSASSHRIPGLDLLRAIAITWVMVGHLFEIAPELHGLPPVIRTLMGAGPAGVDLFFVLSGFLIGRILCRMLVPGGGLDVLGFWSRRWLRTLPAYYAVLLVGLLTEAFGRSRGSWNGSLPAYFVFLQTYLSDMPRFNWTWSLCIEEHFYLMLPLVLMAVGRLLPRMSARRMLLSVGVACLVVSISSRFLHWWLAGMPPLEVLKKIALETRSFYVFSHCRLDGIAMGLVVAALPSPTAAAKRLGPWAVAAAVALVLAKPFLVTTPTAWLLSFTGLAVGFAVLVWSASPGGVLEKVSVPGAAFISDISYAFYLTHLTVFGLARRALPGASGALVAALAIPLAIVVSVAIRRLVELPVIRLRDRWFPNTEASRPQAPVEQRTSLGPIGG
- a CDS encoding AraC family transcriptional regulator, which codes for MSKPSEHIIAAIERPDDPALIAIPIHSGQEPELARHRHARGQLFSIENGLLVVHTSRGNWLMPPGMAGWIPPGTWHSAQWYGPTRGWSVYVSARACDRLPGEARVVRMSRVLEAIVERATDWEPGAPLGPAQARLAEVAIDELQVAEEELALRLPMPRERRLAAIARVLLANPADARSMGALASWAGISERSLTRHFKQETGMTFVHWRQQAKLARALELLSEGEPVGNVAFSLGYESVSAFIAMFRRFLGTTPAQCMAGRRDPKTRR